The following are from one region of the Arachis duranensis cultivar V14167 chromosome 10, aradu.V14167.gnm2.J7QH, whole genome shotgun sequence genome:
- the LOC107470195 gene encoding uncharacterized protein LOC107470195, giving the protein MNKECSALIKKDIVSKKTDPGSFHIPCIIGETKIDRGFCDLGASINVMPLTLMKRLQLNEVRFTDAIIQLADKTQKQAEGVVENVLVKVGNYFLPTDFVILDMEESYIHPIILGRPFLATARALIDIEQGELILRVHDEQLKFHVFKPASEPEPESEKPKDDSSHLCLEESNPAAETLK; this is encoded by the coding sequence ATGAACAAAGAATGCAGTGCCCTCATCAAGAAGGACATAGTCTCTAAGAAAACAGACCCAGGAAGTTTCCATATCCCTTGCATCATAGGGGAAAcaaaaattgacagaggattctgtgatttaggagctagcataaatgtGATGCCTCTTACTCTTATGAAGAGGCTACAACTGAATGAGGTGAGATTCACTGATGCAATCATACaactggctgacaaaactcaaaagcaagcTGAAGGGGTAGTTGAGAATGTGCTGGTGAAAGTGGGAAATTATTTCCTtcccacagactttgtcattTTGGACATGGAGGAAAGCTACATACATCCTATCATTTTAGGAAGGCCATTTCTAGCCActgctagagcactcatagatatAGAACAAGGAGAGCTAATTTTGAGAGTACATGATGAACAGCTCAAATTCCATGTTTTCAAACCTGCATCCGAGCCTGAACCAGAATCTGAAAAGCCTAAGGATGATAGTAGCCATCTGTGTTTGGAGGAAAGCAATCCAGCAGCTGAAACTCTGAAATAG